The following proteins come from a genomic window of Gordonia westfalica:
- a CDS encoding PAC2 family protein, producing the protein MNAEQMSNLPQLRRPILLAAFEGWNDAGDAASSAVEHLALEWDARPLADIDSDEYYDFQVNRPTVKQVDGVTRRIEWPTTSISWCSPRGADRDIVLVRGIEPNMRWRAFCAEIVELAQELEVETTVMLGALLADTPHTRPVPVTGTAYSSESAARYNLTESRYEGPTGITGVLQDLFVQAGLPAVSFWAAVPHYVSTPPNPKATVALLTRVEEVLDIEVPLGTLPEQAEEWERAVTEMTEDDEEIADYVRGLEERGDAEVDPDEVMAKIDGDALAAEFERYLKRRGQGPFGG; encoded by the coding sequence GTGAACGCTGAGCAGATGTCGAACCTTCCCCAGCTGCGCAGACCCATTCTGCTCGCGGCCTTCGAAGGCTGGAACGACGCCGGGGACGCCGCCAGCAGTGCCGTCGAGCATCTCGCTCTCGAGTGGGACGCTCGTCCGCTCGCCGACATCGACTCTGACGAATACTACGACTTCCAGGTCAACCGCCCCACCGTCAAGCAGGTCGACGGCGTGACGCGGCGAATCGAATGGCCCACGACATCGATCTCCTGGTGCAGTCCGCGCGGCGCCGACCGTGACATCGTGCTCGTCCGGGGCATCGAACCGAACATGCGGTGGCGGGCCTTCTGCGCGGAGATCGTCGAGCTCGCCCAGGAGCTGGAGGTCGAGACCACCGTGATGCTGGGCGCACTTCTCGCCGACACCCCGCACACGCGACCGGTGCCCGTCACCGGAACGGCCTACAGCAGCGAGTCGGCGGCCCGGTACAACCTCACCGAGAGCCGTTACGAAGGCCCAACCGGCATCACCGGCGTGCTCCAGGACCTGTTCGTGCAGGCCGGTCTGCCCGCGGTGTCCTTCTGGGCCGCGGTGCCCCACTATGTGTCCACCCCGCCCAACCCGAAGGCCACGGTCGCACTGCTGACGCGGGTCGAGGAGGTCCTCGACATCGAGGTCCCGCTCGGCACCCTGCCCGAGCAGGCCGAGGAATGGGAGCGCGCGGTCACCGAGATGACCGAGGACGACGAGGAGATCGCCGACTACGTACGCGGGCTCGAGGAGCGCGGCGACGCCGAGGTGGACCCCGACGAGGTGATGGCGAAGATCGACGGCGACGCGCTGGCCGCCGAGTTCGAACGGTATCTGAAGCGTCGCGGACAGGGTCCGTTCGGAGGGTGA
- a CDS encoding MSMEG_4193 family putative phosphomutase, translated as MTVILLRHGRSTANTSGVLAGRSPGVHLDDRGRAQADDLVSRLGDHLGGIKAVVRSPLDRCAETVAPLLAALGTNGDRPPEVVVDDLAEVDYGGWTGRPISELLAEPLWKVVQQQPSAAVFPDGEGLADVQARAVRAIRELDRVYGGPDGSDVWVACSHGDVIKSIIADAMGSHLDAFQRIVVEPASISVIRYSSSRPYVHTVNNTQKLSVPTPRPPTDDAQQASDDAVVGGETGAAATIPATSG; from the coding sequence ATGACCGTGATCCTTCTCCGGCACGGCCGTTCGACGGCGAACACCTCGGGTGTGCTCGCCGGTCGTAGCCCCGGAGTCCACCTCGACGATCGGGGCCGCGCACAGGCCGACGACCTCGTGAGCCGCCTCGGCGATCATCTCGGCGGGATCAAGGCGGTGGTCCGTTCGCCGCTCGATCGTTGTGCCGAGACCGTCGCGCCGCTACTCGCCGCGCTCGGCACCAACGGCGACCGTCCGCCCGAGGTCGTCGTTGACGACCTGGCCGAGGTCGACTACGGCGGCTGGACCGGCCGTCCCATCTCGGAGCTGCTCGCCGAGCCGCTCTGGAAGGTCGTGCAGCAGCAGCCGTCGGCCGCGGTCTTCCCCGACGGGGAGGGTCTCGCCGACGTCCAGGCGCGTGCGGTTCGCGCCATCCGCGAACTCGACCGGGTCTACGGCGGACCCGACGGCTCCGACGTGTGGGTCGCCTGCTCGCACGGCGATGTCATCAAGTCGATCATCGCCGACGCCATGGGCAGCCACCTCGACGCATTCCAGCGGATCGTCGTCGAGCCGGCGTCGATCAGCGTCATCCGCTACTCCTCGTCGCGCCCGTATGTGCACACCGTGAACAACACCCAGAAGCTCTCGGTGCCGACTCCCCGGCCGCCCACCGACGACGCCCAGCAGGCCTCCGATGACGCTGTCGTGGGCGGGGAGACCGGTGCCGCTGCGACGATCCCGGCGACATCGGGATAA
- a CDS encoding SCO1664 family protein → MTPAAASPQPESSGSAPGDVSPLEILRDGELTILGRIPSASNATLVCDAVLDEQSVRCVYKPIRGEVPLWDFPDGTLAGREVASYLVSEALGWGAIPITIHRDGPVGPGMVQLWIETPDNSEHPPVETQPRIDLVDLCPVEAVPTGFFAVLQAYDPYGEPVVLVHADDPRLQRLAVLDVVLNNADRKGGHVLEGLDGGVYGIDHGICLHSDDKLRTVLWGWAGEPVPGHLVADVAELAERLETDSSPLRADLLRHITADEVDALTVRAIVIAESETMPMPPGHRPIPWPPF, encoded by the coding sequence TTGACGCCGGCGGCCGCGAGTCCACAACCGGAGTCCTCGGGGTCCGCACCGGGTGATGTGTCGCCGCTCGAGATCCTCCGCGACGGCGAACTGACGATCCTCGGCCGCATCCCGTCGGCGAGCAACGCCACGCTGGTGTGCGACGCCGTGCTCGATGAGCAGTCGGTGAGATGCGTGTACAAGCCGATCCGCGGCGAGGTCCCGTTGTGGGACTTCCCCGACGGCACCCTGGCCGGACGCGAGGTCGCGTCGTATCTCGTCTCCGAGGCCCTCGGCTGGGGCGCCATCCCCATCACGATCCACCGGGACGGACCGGTCGGGCCTGGCATGGTGCAGCTGTGGATCGAGACGCCGGACAACTCGGAGCATCCGCCGGTGGAGACACAGCCGCGGATCGACCTGGTCGATCTCTGCCCGGTCGAGGCGGTGCCGACGGGGTTCTTCGCGGTCCTGCAGGCGTACGACCCGTACGGAGAGCCCGTCGTGCTCGTCCACGCCGACGACCCGCGCCTGCAGCGGCTCGCGGTGCTCGACGTCGTCCTCAACAACGCCGACCGCAAGGGCGGCCACGTCCTCGAGGGCCTCGACGGCGGCGTCTACGGCATCGACCACGGCATCTGCCTGCACTCCGACGACAAACTCCGGACCGTCCTGTGGGGCTGGGCGGGGGAGCCGGTCCCCGGACACCTGGTCGCCGACGTCGCCGAACTGGCCGAACGCCTCGAGACGGACAGCTCGCCTCTCCGCGCCGATCTGCTGCGCCACATCACCGCCGACGAGGTCGACGCGCTCACCGTCCGGGCGATCGTCATCGCCGAGAGTGAGACCATGCCGATGCCGCCGGGGCATCGGCCCATTCCCTGGCCCCCGTTCTGA
- a CDS encoding crotonase/enoyl-CoA hydratase family protein encodes MGESGVIERSQGPVRIIGIARPDRRNAVDRATADALADAFRRFDGDDAVSVAVLYGEGGTFCAGADLKAIADGTPNRVEADGDGPMGPTRLRLSKPVIAAISGHAVAGGLELALWADMRVVEEDAVFGVFCRRWGVPLIDGGTVRLPRLIGESRAMDLILTGRAVAADEALQIGLANRVVPSGTALDAAVELAGQIAQFPQTCMRQDRLSVLEQDGLDTEAALANELRHGMVSLAADTVTGAARFAGGQGRHGEAAPLAP; translated from the coding sequence ATGGGCGAGTCGGGAGTGATCGAACGGTCGCAGGGGCCCGTCCGGATCATCGGGATCGCTCGCCCCGATCGTCGTAACGCCGTCGACCGCGCGACCGCCGACGCCCTGGCCGACGCATTCCGGCGGTTCGACGGCGACGATGCCGTGTCGGTGGCCGTGCTGTACGGCGAAGGTGGGACGTTCTGTGCGGGCGCCGATCTCAAGGCCATCGCCGACGGCACGCCCAACCGCGTGGAGGCCGACGGTGACGGTCCGATGGGGCCGACCCGCCTGCGCCTGTCCAAGCCGGTGATCGCGGCGATCTCCGGCCACGCGGTCGCGGGTGGCCTCGAACTCGCGCTGTGGGCCGACATGCGCGTCGTCGAGGAGGATGCCGTGTTCGGTGTGTTCTGCCGTCGCTGGGGTGTCCCGCTGATCGACGGTGGGACGGTGCGGCTTCCGCGGTTGATCGGGGAGAGTCGTGCGATGGATCTGATCCTCACCGGGCGGGCGGTGGCCGCGGACGAGGCGCTGCAGATCGGGCTCGCCAACCGTGTCGTGCCGTCGGGAACGGCTCTCGACGCGGCCGTCGAACTGGCTGGGCAGATCGCGCAGTTCCCGCAGACGTGTATGCGTCAGGACCGACTGTCCGTCCTCGAACAGGACGGCCTCGACACCGAGGCGGCGTTGGCCAACGAACTGCGGCACGGCATGGTGTCTCTCGCAGCCGATACCGTCACGGGCGCAGCACGTTTCGCCGGCGGGCAGGGCCGTCACGGCGAGGCGGCTCCGCTCGCTCCCTGA
- the metH gene encoding methionine synthase: MSFEYPGDRGHKPRDFDTTFLSAMSRRVLIGDGAMGTMLQAADLTLDDFRDLEGCNEILNDTRPDVLEGIHRAYFEAGADAVETNTFGCNLSNLGDYDIADRIRELAYKGTAIARGVADEMGPSADGTGRYVLGSMGPGTKLPSLGHTTFAVIRDAYQECVIGMLEGGADAVLIETSQDLLQVKAAVIAAQRAMDRVGRRIPIISHVTVETTGTMLLGSEIGAALAAIEPLGVDLIGLNCATGPAEMSEHLRYLSKHARIPVSVMPNAGLPVLGANGAEYPLTPEELAESMAQFVGEFGLSFVGGCCGTTPEHIRQVAAAVAEVTPATRTPEHESETSSLYSAVPFDQDASFLVIGERTNTNGSKAFREAMIAEDYQKCLDIAKDQTRDGAHMLDLNVDYVGRDGAADMAVLASRFATSSTLPIMLDSTEPEVIRAGLEALGGRCAVNSVNYEDGDGPDSRFNKIMRLVVEHGAAVVALTIDEEGQARTADWKVSVAERLIADITGNWGLAEEDIIIDALTFPISTGQEEVRRDGIETIEAIRRLHEAHPDVHFTLGISNISFGLNPAARQVLNSVFLHECVQAGLDTAIVHASKILPMARIPEEHRQVALDLVYDRRREGYDPLQKLMELFEGVSAASARESRAQELAKLPLFERLERRIVDGERNGLTDDLDEAMTQVPPLSIINDTLLSGMKTVGELFGSGQMQLPFVLQSAEVMKAAVAHLEPHMESTGEDGKGRIVLATVKGDVHDIGKNLVDIILSNNGYEVVNIGIKQPITTILDVAADKRVDVIGMSGLLVKSTVVMKENLEEINTRGLADEYPVLLGGAALTRSYVENDLSEVYEGDVHYARDAFEGLRLMDDIMSRKRGGGPDPDSEEAKAEAAKTAERKARHERSKRIAAKRKAAETPVEVPARSDVAADNEIPTPPFWGSRIVKGVPIADYMQLLDERALFLGQWGLRGARGGDGPSYEELVESEGRPRLRYWIDRLSTENILQHAAVVYGYYPAVSEGDTVHVLTEPDPDAPVRFSFSFPRQQRSRFLCIADFIQSREAAKAAGRVDVMPFQLVTMGQPIADFANKLFAEDAYRDYLEVHGIGVQLTEALAEYWHQRVRSELKFGDRSMDSEDPEHAQGFFDLEYRGARFSFGYGACPDLEDRAKMIELLEPERIGVQLSEELQLHPEQSTDAFVLHHPEAKYFNT; this comes from the coding sequence ATGTCCTTCGAATATCCCGGTGATCGCGGCCACAAACCGCGCGACTTCGACACGACCTTCCTGTCGGCGATGTCGCGGCGAGTGCTGATCGGCGACGGGGCGATGGGCACGATGCTCCAGGCCGCGGACCTCACCCTGGACGACTTCCGCGACCTCGAGGGTTGCAACGAGATCCTCAACGACACCCGGCCCGACGTCCTCGAGGGCATCCACCGTGCCTATTTCGAGGCCGGCGCCGACGCCGTGGAGACCAACACCTTCGGCTGCAACCTGTCGAACCTCGGCGACTACGACATCGCCGACCGCATCCGTGAGCTGGCCTACAAGGGCACCGCGATCGCGCGCGGCGTCGCCGACGAGATGGGTCCCTCCGCAGACGGCACAGGTCGGTACGTGCTCGGCTCGATGGGGCCCGGAACCAAGCTGCCGAGTCTCGGGCACACCACGTTCGCGGTGATCCGCGACGCCTACCAGGAATGCGTCATCGGCATGCTCGAAGGCGGCGCCGACGCGGTGCTCATCGAGACGTCCCAGGATCTGCTGCAGGTGAAGGCCGCGGTGATCGCCGCGCAGCGCGCCATGGACCGGGTGGGCCGGCGCATCCCGATCATCAGCCACGTCACCGTCGAGACCACCGGCACGATGCTGCTCGGGTCGGAGATCGGTGCCGCGCTGGCGGCGATCGAGCCGCTCGGCGTCGACCTCATCGGCCTGAACTGCGCCACCGGTCCGGCGGAGATGAGTGAGCACCTGCGCTACTTGTCGAAGCATGCGCGCATCCCGGTCTCGGTCATGCCGAACGCCGGTCTGCCCGTGCTCGGCGCCAACGGTGCCGAGTACCCGCTGACACCCGAAGAGCTGGCCGAGTCGATGGCCCAGTTCGTCGGAGAGTTCGGCCTGTCCTTCGTCGGCGGCTGCTGCGGCACGACGCCGGAGCACATCCGCCAGGTGGCCGCCGCCGTCGCCGAGGTCACCCCGGCGACCCGAACGCCTGAGCACGAGTCGGAGACCTCGTCTCTCTACAGCGCGGTGCCCTTCGACCAGGATGCGAGCTTCCTGGTCATCGGCGAGCGTACGAACACCAACGGCTCCAAGGCATTCCGCGAGGCGATGATCGCCGAGGACTACCAGAAGTGCCTCGACATCGCCAAGGACCAGACCCGCGACGGCGCGCACATGCTCGACCTCAACGTCGACTACGTCGGTCGCGACGGCGCCGCGGACATGGCTGTCCTCGCGAGCCGCTTCGCGACGTCGTCGACGCTGCCGATCATGCTCGACTCGACCGAGCCGGAGGTCATCCGCGCCGGACTCGAGGCGCTGGGCGGACGCTGCGCGGTGAACTCGGTGAACTACGAGGACGGCGACGGGCCGGATTCGCGGTTCAACAAGATCATGCGGCTCGTCGTCGAGCACGGCGCCGCCGTCGTCGCCCTGACCATCGACGAGGAGGGGCAGGCGCGGACCGCGGACTGGAAGGTCAGCGTCGCCGAGCGACTCATCGCCGACATCACCGGCAACTGGGGCCTCGCCGAAGAGGACATCATCATCGACGCCCTGACCTTCCCGATCTCCACGGGTCAGGAGGAGGTCCGGCGCGACGGCATCGAGACCATCGAAGCCATCCGCCGGCTGCACGAGGCGCACCCGGACGTCCACTTCACGCTGGGTATCTCGAACATCTCGTTCGGCCTCAACCCGGCCGCGCGTCAGGTGCTGAACTCGGTGTTCCTGCACGAGTGCGTGCAGGCCGGCCTCGACACCGCGATCGTGCACGCGTCGAAGATCCTGCCGATGGCGCGGATCCCCGAGGAGCATCGTCAGGTCGCGCTGGATCTGGTCTACGACCGCCGACGCGAGGGTTACGACCCGCTGCAGAAGCTGATGGAGCTCTTCGAGGGCGTCTCGGCGGCGTCGGCACGCGAGTCGCGCGCCCAGGAGCTCGCGAAGCTGCCGCTGTTCGAGCGGCTCGAACGTCGCATCGTCGACGGCGAGCGCAACGGACTGACCGACGATCTCGACGAGGCGATGACACAGGTCCCGCCGTTGTCGATCATCAACGACACCCTGCTGTCGGGCATGAAGACGGTCGGCGAACTGTTCGGCTCGGGCCAGATGCAGCTGCCGTTCGTGCTGCAATCCGCGGAGGTCATGAAAGCCGCGGTGGCGCACCTCGAGCCGCACATGGAGTCGACTGGCGAGGACGGCAAGGGCCGCATCGTGCTGGCGACCGTCAAGGGCGACGTGCACGACATCGGCAAGAACCTCGTCGACATCATCCTGTCCAACAACGGATACGAGGTCGTCAACATCGGCATCAAGCAGCCGATCACGACCATCCTCGACGTCGCCGCCGACAAGAGAGTCGACGTCATCGGCATGTCCGGTCTGCTCGTGAAGTCGACCGTCGTCATGAAGGAGAACCTCGAAGAGATCAACACCCGTGGTCTCGCCGACGAGTACCCGGTTCTGCTCGGTGGTGCGGCGCTGACGCGCTCGTATGTCGAGAACGACCTGTCGGAGGTCTACGAGGGCGATGTGCACTATGCGCGTGACGCTTTCGAGGGCCTGCGGCTGATGGACGACATCATGTCCCGCAAGCGCGGCGGCGGCCCCGATCCGGACAGCGAGGAGGCCAAGGCGGAGGCGGCGAAGACCGCCGAACGCAAGGCCCGCCACGAGCGGTCCAAGCGGATCGCGGCGAAGCGCAAGGCCGCCGAGACCCCGGTCGAGGTGCCGGCGCGCTCGGATGTGGCCGCCGACAACGAGATCCCGACCCCGCCGTTCTGGGGTTCGCGCATCGTCAAGGGCGTGCCGATCGCCGACTACATGCAGTTGCTCGACGAGCGTGCGTTGTTCCTCGGCCAGTGGGGCCTGCGCGGCGCCCGCGGTGGCGACGGCCCGTCGTATGAGGAGCTCGTGGAGTCCGAGGGACGTCCGCGTCTGCGGTACTGGATCGACCGGCTCTCGACCGAGAACATCCTGCAGCACGCCGCGGTGGTCTACGGGTACTACCCGGCGGTCAGCGAGGGTGACACGGTGCACGTGCTGACCGAGCCGGATCCCGATGCGCCGGTGCGGTTCAGCTTCTCGTTCCCGCGCCAGCAGCGGTCGAGGTTCCTGTGCATCGCCGACTTCATCCAGTCGCGCGAGGCCGCGAAGGCGGCCGGCCGGGTCGACGTCATGCCGTTCCAGCTCGTCACGATGGGTCAGCCGATCGCCGACTTCGCGAACAAGCTGTTCGCCGAGGACGCCTACCGCGACTATCTCGAGGTGCACGGCATCGGTGTGCAGCTGACCGAGGCGCTCGCCGAGTACTGGCATCAGCGCGTCCGTAGCGAGCTGAAGTTCGGCGACCGGTCGATGGACAGCGAAGATCCCGAGCACGCTCAGGGCTTCTTCGACCTCGAATACCGCGGTGCGCGTTTCTCCTTCGGCTACGGCGCCTGCCCGGACCTCGAGGACCGCGCGAAGATGATCGAACTCCTCGAGCCGGAGCGGATCGGCGTTCAGCTGTCGGAGGAGCTGCAGCTCCATCCCGAGCAGTCCACCGACGCGTTCGTGCTGCATCATCCGGAAGCCAAGTACTTCAACACCTGA
- a CDS encoding DUF3090 domain-containing protein codes for MSRAIHVFRSPDRFVAGTIGQPGDRTFYLQAVHETRIISVMLEKQQVQILADRIGALLDEIHRRFGTPIPPQTDRVGDLSPLVMPVDAEFRVGTMGLGWDAESEAVVVELLAVTEGEFDESVVLDDTDEGPDAVRVFLTTAAAREFAARSSKVISAGRQPCPLCSEPLDPDGHLCVRTNGYKRDAQLSKSIDFIDPEVFNSLAAQTDPSFLVDEDDDDQDGPDDEDPETPGPSSPA; via the coding sequence ATGTCCCGAGCGATCCACGTGTTCCGCAGCCCGGACCGGTTCGTTGCCGGCACGATCGGGCAACCCGGCGACCGCACGTTCTACCTCCAGGCCGTCCACGAGACACGCATCATCAGCGTGATGCTCGAGAAGCAGCAGGTCCAGATCCTCGCCGACCGAATCGGTGCCCTCCTCGACGAGATCCATCGCCGGTTCGGCACCCCGATACCGCCGCAGACCGATCGCGTGGGCGACCTGAGTCCGCTCGTGATGCCCGTCGACGCCGAGTTCCGCGTCGGCACCATGGGTCTGGGCTGGGACGCCGAATCCGAGGCCGTCGTCGTGGAGCTCCTGGCGGTCACCGAGGGGGAGTTCGACGAGAGCGTCGTGCTCGACGACACCGACGAGGGACCCGATGCGGTGCGCGTGTTCCTGACCACCGCGGCCGCGCGAGAGTTCGCCGCCCGGTCGTCGAAGGTCATCTCCGCCGGGCGCCAGCCGTGCCCGCTGTGCAGCGAGCCGCTCGATCCGGACGGCCACCTGTGCGTGCGCACCAACGGCTACAAACGTGATGCGCAGTTGAGCAAGTCGATCGACTTCATCGATCCCGAGGTGTTCAACAGCCTTGCCGCGCAGACAGATCCGAGCTTCCTCGTCGACGAGGACGACGACGATCAGGACGGTCCCGACGACGAGGATCCGGAGACTCCCGGACCCTCCTCGCCGGCGTGA
- the mshC gene encoding cysteine--1-D-myo-inosityl 2-amino-2-deoxy-alpha-D-glucopyranoside ligase — protein MQSWPDVELPAVPGEGPALRLYDTADRAVRPVTPGQTATMYVCGITPYDATHLGHAATYLTFDQVNRVLRDQGHDVHYVQNVTDVDDPLFERADRDGVDWRDLGARETQLFRDDMTALRVLPPRDYIGAVESIGEVIEVVEKLLASGAAYTVDDAEYPDVYFRTDATEQFGYESGYDRETMARFFAERGGDPDRAGKRDPLDALLWRAKREGEPSWDSPFGPGRPGWHIECSAIALNRLGIEFDIQGGGNDLIFPHHEFSAAHGEALTDSRRFARHYVHTGMVGLDGEKMSKSRGNLVFVSVLRREGVDPAAIRLALLADHYRGDRMWTQSVLDTALERLDRWRTAFAAPTGPDAAPVIARVRQHLADDLDTPKALAAVDAWCADVRSGIGSSVQAPADLAAAVDALLGIPASAQVPTTP, from the coding sequence ATGCAGTCGTGGCCCGATGTGGAACTTCCGGCGGTACCCGGCGAGGGACCAGCCCTTCGCCTCTATGACACCGCCGACCGTGCCGTCCGTCCGGTGACCCCCGGACAGACCGCCACCATGTACGTCTGCGGGATCACCCCGTACGACGCCACCCACCTCGGGCACGCCGCGACGTACCTGACGTTCGATCAGGTGAACCGTGTCCTGCGGGACCAGGGGCACGACGTCCATTACGTGCAGAACGTGACCGACGTCGACGATCCGCTGTTCGAACGTGCCGACCGCGACGGCGTCGACTGGCGCGACCTCGGTGCGCGCGAGACCCAGCTCTTCCGCGACGACATGACCGCGTTGCGGGTGCTGCCGCCGCGCGACTACATCGGTGCCGTCGAGTCGATCGGCGAGGTCATCGAGGTCGTCGAGAAGCTCCTGGCCTCTGGTGCCGCCTACACCGTCGACGACGCCGAGTACCCCGACGTCTACTTCCGGACCGACGCCACCGAACAGTTCGGCTACGAGTCCGGCTACGACCGCGAGACGATGGCCCGGTTCTTCGCCGAGCGCGGCGGCGACCCGGATCGGGCAGGCAAGCGCGACCCGCTCGACGCCCTGCTGTGGCGCGCGAAGCGGGAGGGCGAGCCATCCTGGGATTCGCCCTTCGGTCCGGGACGTCCGGGTTGGCACATCGAGTGCTCGGCGATCGCGCTCAATCGCCTCGGTATCGAGTTCGACATCCAGGGCGGCGGCAACGACCTGATCTTCCCGCACCACGAGTTCTCGGCCGCCCACGGCGAGGCCCTGACGGATTCACGACGCTTCGCCCGCCACTACGTGCACACCGGCATGGTCGGCCTCGACGGCGAGAAGATGTCCAAGAGCCGCGGGAACCTGGTGTTCGTGTCGGTGCTGCGCCGCGAGGGCGTCGATCCGGCCGCGATCCGCCTCGCGCTGCTCGCCGACCACTACCGCGGTGACCGCATGTGGACGCAATCGGTCCTCGACACCGCCCTCGAACGACTCGACCGGTGGCGGACGGCGTTCGCCGCGCCCACCGGTCCCGACGCGGCGCCGGTGATCGCACGTGTCCGCCAGCACCTGGCCGACGATCTCGACACGCCGAAAGCGCTTGCCGCAGTGGATGCCTGGTGTGCCGATGTGCGGAGCGGAATCGGATCGTCGGTACAGGCGCCGGCCGACCTCGCCGCCGCGGTCGACGCACTGCTCGGTATCCCGGCTTCGGCCCAGGTCCCGACGACGCCCTGA
- a CDS encoding alpha/beta fold hydrolase: MSSHRSAVARRAGVMGAIGLGIATSALAGYVTRNLTYDRREASLLASSGVTQRSATMPDGAVISYGEGPPGGDPLLLIPGQQVSWTDYASVLGALSQDWHVFAVDCFGHGGSAKDPALYPALRQTAALAWFIDTVIGAPAVVAGHSSGGLLAARLSADSPDLVRAALIEDAPFFATESDRAPGTFAWRDGFRPMHEFLSTPHDASMTWTRHWVRHSHLRTLFGDKGWAKLVRGPVERRLDLDPHRIPRLWWLPPTMNRALALTACLQDGTGDYDLRYGEMFYDGTWFGGFDQTETLARVRVPATLLHTTVHEQDGVLLGAMTHDDARRAHVLMPDCLLVDRIPSGHDIHRQRPALFVDAINALRGRIG; the protein is encoded by the coding sequence GTGAGCTCCCACCGATCGGCAGTCGCGCGTCGGGCCGGTGTCATGGGTGCGATCGGTCTGGGCATCGCGACCTCCGCGCTCGCCGGATATGTCACCCGCAACCTCACCTACGACCGTCGGGAGGCGTCCCTCCTCGCATCGAGCGGGGTGACGCAACGGTCGGCCACCATGCCCGACGGTGCGGTGATCAGCTACGGCGAGGGCCCACCGGGCGGCGACCCTCTGCTCCTGATCCCCGGCCAACAGGTCTCGTGGACCGACTACGCGTCCGTTCTGGGCGCGCTGTCCCAGGACTGGCACGTGTTCGCCGTGGACTGCTTCGGGCACGGCGGCTCCGCGAAGGACCCCGCTCTGTATCCCGCGCTCCGCCAGACCGCCGCACTGGCCTGGTTCATCGACACGGTGATCGGTGCGCCCGCGGTGGTGGCCGGTCATTCGTCCGGCGGACTTCTCGCGGCGCGTCTTTCCGCCGACTCCCCCGACCTCGTGCGGGCCGCCCTCATCGAGGACGCGCCGTTCTTCGCCACCGAATCCGACCGCGCACCGGGCACCTTCGCGTGGCGCGACGGCTTCCGGCCCATGCACGAGTTCCTGAGCACTCCCCACGACGCATCGATGACCTGGACGCGCCACTGGGTACGCCACAGCCATCTACGAACGCTGTTCGGCGACAAGGGCTGGGCGAAGCTGGTCCGCGGTCCGGTGGAGCGTCGGCTCGACCTCGATCCGCACCGCATCCCTCGGCTGTGGTGGCTGCCGCCGACGATGAACCGGGCCCTTGCGCTGACCGCGTGTCTGCAGGACGGCACCGGCGACTACGACCTCCGCTACGGCGAGATGTTCTACGACGGCACGTGGTTCGGAGGATTCGACCAGACCGAAACGCTGGCCCGGGTTCGCGTACCCGCGACCCTGCTGCACACCACCGTGCACGAACAGGACGGCGTGCTGCTCGGTGCGATGACCCACGACGACGCGCGCCGGGCGCACGTGCTGATGCCGGACTGCCTACTCGTCGACCGGATCCCGTCGGGACATGACATCCACCGTCAGCGTCCGGCGTTGTTCGTCGACGCGATCAACGCCCTGCGCGGGCGGATCGGATGA
- a CDS encoding undecaprenyl-diphosphate phosphatase, whose amino-acid sequence MTDTMTWTQSIVLGAIQGLTEFLPISSSGHLRIASELMFGEDAGASFTAVTQLGTEAAVLLFFAKDIVRIIAAWFRGLFHAEERNLDYRIGWYVIFATIPIGLIGFLAKDQIRTTGRNLWLVAIMLIVFAGVFWLAERYGTKQRPLEKLTLRDGLVMGGAQCLALIPGVSRSGATASAGLFLGLEREAAFRFSFLLAIPAVTASGLFSLPDAFNPSGEGMEATGPQLLVATIVAFIVGYAAIAWLLKFVSNHSMNWFGAYRVILGVILIILLSTGTISAT is encoded by the coding sequence GTGACCGACACCATGACCTGGACCCAGTCGATCGTCCTCGGGGCGATACAGGGTCTCACCGAGTTCCTGCCGATCTCGTCGTCCGGGCATCTGCGTATCGCATCGGAGCTCATGTTCGGCGAGGACGCCGGGGCGTCGTTCACCGCGGTCACCCAGCTCGGCACCGAGGCCGCCGTGCTGCTGTTCTTCGCCAAGGACATCGTCCGCATCATCGCGGCCTGGTTCCGCGGCCTGTTCCACGCCGAGGAACGCAACCTCGACTACCGCATCGGCTGGTATGTGATCTTCGCGACCATCCCGATCGGACTCATCGGCTTCCTCGCCAAGGACCAGATCCGCACCACCGGCCGAAACCTGTGGCTGGTGGCGATCATGCTGATCGTCTTCGCCGGCGTCTTCTGGCTGGCCGAGCGTTACGGGACCAAGCAGCGCCCGCTCGAGAAGCTGACGCTGCGCGACGGCCTGGTCATGGGTGGCGCACAGTGTCTGGCATTGATCCCCGGTGTCTCCCGCTCGGGTGCGACCGCCAGCGCCGGTCTGTTCCTCGGCCTCGAACGTGAGGCGGCCTTCCGGTTCTCGTTCCTGCTGGCCATCCCGGCGGTGACCGCATCGGGCCTGTTCAGCCTGCCGGATGCGTTCAACCCCAGCGGCGAGGGCATGGAGGCCACCGGGCCGCAGCTGCTGGTCGCGACGATCGTGGCGTTCATCGTCGGATATGCGGCCATCGCCTGGCTGCTGAAGTTCGTCAGCAATCACTCGATGAACTGGTTCGGCGCCTATCGCGTGATCCTGGGTGTCATCCTCATCATCCTGCTGTCCACCGGCACGATCTCCGCGACCTGA